The region TTCTCCCAGCGGGAGTACTTCGAGGCCGAGGGCGAGAGCCGCGGCCCCGTGCAGGTCAAGTTCTAGGGCGGGGGCGCGCCGCTGTACGACGAGGTCGCCTCCAACAAGCGCCGCTCGGCGCTGCTGATCGTCGCCTTCGTCCTGCTCGTGGGCCTGGTCGCGCTGGCCTTCGACTGGGTGCTCGGCTACGGCGTCGCCGGGCTGGTGATCGCCCTGGTCGTGGCCGGGGTGGCGGCCTTCGTCGCCTACTGGAAGAGCGACGCCGTGGCCCTCGCCATGAGCCGGGCCCGGCCGGCCGACGAGCTGCGCTACGCCCGGCTCCACAACCTGGTCGAGGGGCTGTGCATCGCGAGCGGCCTCCCGAAGCCCCGGCTCTACGTGGTCGACGACCCGGCACCCAACGCGTTCGCCACCGGGCGCAACCCGAAGCACGCGGCGCTCGCCGTCACCACCGGGCTGCTCGAGAAGATGAACCGCATCGAGCTCGAGGCGGTGCTGGCCCACGAGCTCAGCCACGTGAAGAACTACGACATCCTCGTGTCGACCCTCGCCGTCACCCTCGTCGGCGTCGTCGTGCTGCTGGCCGACTGGGCGCTGCGGTTCATGTGGTGGGGCGGCGGGCGGCGCAACCGGGACGGCGGCGCGCCGGCCGGCGCCATCGTCGCCGTCCTCGGCCTCGTGCTGCTGCTCCTCTCGCCCCTGTTCGCCCGGCTCATGCAGGCCGCGGTGAGCCGGCGGCGGGAGGCGCTGGCCGACGTGTCCGGCGTCGACCTCACCCGCTACCCGCCCGGGCTGATCTCGGCGCTCGAGAAGCTGCGGGACGACACGACCGTCGTGCACAGCGGGTCGCGGGCGACCGCCCACCTCTGGATCGAGTCGCCGCTCGCCCGCACCTCGGCCGAGGGCCCGTTCGCCCGCTTCAACCGGATGTTCGACACCCACCCGCCCCTCGAGGACCGCATCGCCGCCCTCCGTGAGCTCTGAGCGGGCTCGCCTGGCGATCCTCGCCGGGCTCCTCGCCGCCATCGTGCTCGTCGCC is a window of Acidimicrobiales bacterium DNA encoding:
- a CDS encoding M48 family metallopeptidase, which produces MGLVALAFDWVLGYGVAGLVIALVVAGVAAFVAYWKSDAVALAMSRARPADELRYARLHNLVEGLCIASGLPKPRLYVVDDPAPNAFATGRNPKHAALAVTTGLLEKMNRIELEAVLAHELSHVKNYDILVSTLAVTLVGVVVLLADWALRFMWWGGGRRNRDGGAPAGAIVAVLGLVLLLLSPLFARLMQAAVSRRREALADVSGVDLTRYPPGLISALEKLRDDTTVVHSGSRATAHLWIESPLARTSAEGPFARFNRMFDTHPPLEDRIAALREL